From one Verrucomicrobiota bacterium genomic stretch:
- a CDS encoding prepilin-type N-terminal cleavage/methylation domain-containing protein: MKRRAASRGEPEASGRSRVAAFTLIELLVVIAIIAILAALLLPALSKAKEKSKGATCINNMHQMAIASALYSDSNDEKIVKMFDTNMIAGRGALMPNGIVIVTNTLGGNTLTVWVDLLRPYSGATFKGSQCAAFQFAGRAAASLGIGMGYPEVGISYQYVQPANVSYQPPFRVVDVIRPPVTIFVADCATADAASLTSTNSDNWKEDVANPNARADFWLTPANTTPPYWGTYPDRTRIISRHNRYANVAKFDGHTETLRGSAVGWGLPKGDPNALWSK, from the coding sequence ATGAAACGACGAGCTGCATCCCGGGGCGAGCCGGAAGCGTCCGGGCGTTCCCGTGTCGCGGCCTTCACACTGATCGAACTCCTGGTGGTCATCGCCATCATTGCGATCCTCGCCGCGCTGCTGCTGCCGGCCCTTTCGAAGGCGAAGGAAAAGAGCAAGGGCGCGACGTGCATCAACAACATGCACCAGATGGCGATCGCGAGCGCGCTCTACTCGGACAGCAACGACGAGAAGATCGTGAAGATGTTCGACACAAACATGATCGCCGGCCGCGGCGCGTTGATGCCCAACGGGATTGTCATCGTCACCAACACGCTCGGCGGCAACACGCTCACGGTATGGGTGGACCTGCTCCGCCCCTACTCCGGCGCGACGTTCAAGGGTTCGCAGTGCGCCGCATTTCAGTTCGCCGGCCGTGCCGCGGCGTCGCTCGGCATTGGCATGGGCTATCCGGAAGTCGGGATTTCCTACCAATACGTGCAGCCGGCGAACGTCTCGTATCAGCCGCCCTTCCGCGTGGTGGATGTGATTCGTCCGCCCGTCACGATTTTCGTGGCGGATTGCGCCACGGCGGACGCCGCAAGCCTGACGAGCACGAATTCGGACAACTGGAAGGAGGACGTGGCGAATCCGAACGCGCGCGCGGACTTTTGGCTGACGCCGGCGAACACGACCCCGCCGTATTGGGGAACCTATCCGGACCGCACCCGCATCATCAGCCGGCACAACCGCTACGCCAACGTGGCGAAGTTCGACGGCCACACCGAGACCCTCCGCGGAAGCGCCGTCGGTTGGGGTTTGCCCAAAGGTGATCCAAACGCGCTGTGGTCGAAGTAG